The Thamnophis elegans isolate rThaEle1 chromosome Z, rThaEle1.pri, whole genome shotgun sequence genome contains a region encoding:
- the PSMA2 gene encoding proteasome subunit alpha type-2, whose protein sequence is MAERGYSFSLTTFSPSGKLVQIEYALAAVAAGAPSVGIKAANGVVLATEKKQKSILYEERSVHKVEPITKHIGLVYSGMGPDYRVLVHRARKLAQQYYLVYHEPIPTAQLVQRIASVMQEYTQSGGVRPFGVSLLICGWNEGRPYLFQSDPSGAYFAWKATAMGKNYVNGKTFLEKRYNEDLELEDAIHTAILTLKESFEGQMTEDNIEVGICNEAGFRRLTPTEVKDYLAAIA, encoded by the exons ATGGCGGAACGTGGCTACAGTTTTTCTCTCACCACTTTCAG tccTTCTGGAAAGCTTGTTCAAATTGAATATgctttggcagctgttgcagcaGGAGCTCCATCAGTTGGAATTAAAg CTGCAAATGGTGTGGTACTAGCAACAGAGAAAAAGCAGAAATCTATACTGTATGAGGAACGGAGTGTTCACAAAGTGGAACCTATTACTAAACACATAGGTTTGGTATATAGTGGCATGGGCCCTGATTACAG AGTACTTGTTCATAGAGCTCGTAAATTGGCTCAGCAATACTACTTGGTTTATCATGAGCCTATTCCAACAGCTCAGCTAGTGCAGAGGATCGCTTCTGTGATGCAAGAGTACACTCAATCTGG AGGTGTACGTCCATTTGGAGTGTCACTATTGATATGTGGGTGGAATGAGGGGCGACCATATTTATTCCAGTCGGATCCATCT GGAGCATACTTTGCATGGAAAGCAACTGCAATGGGGAAAAATTATGTAAATGGAAAGACATTTCTGGAGAAAAG ATACAATGAAGACTTAGAGCTTGAAGATGCTATTCATACTGCTATCTTAACATTAAAG GAAAGTTTTGAAGGACAGATGACTGAAGATAACATAGAAGTTGGAATCTGTAATGAGGCAGGATTTAGAAGACTCACTCCAACTGAAGTTAAAGATTATCTGGCTGCAATCGCCTaa
- the MRPL32 gene encoding 39S ribosomal protein L32, mitochondrial — MAAVLVFSSPFPKLRRLLQSCWGQLGGHAGPWAPALAIPAPDSLFNPVEEKTEYFENPSFLDSILWMPAPKSRRTIEVNRSRRRNSGHLIKIKRNIDICPECGNLKEKHVLCGYCYEKVKLETYAIKNQIRLLENGPHKAPTVESVVLYTGEKPRNEDEDKRIIERNRKRPSWFTLD; from the exons ATGGCGGCTGTGTTGGTGTTCTCATCCCCTTTCCCCAAACTCCGTCGTCTTCTCCAAAGCTGTTGGGGACAACTTGGCGGCCACGCGGGGCCATGGG CTCCTGCTTTAGCAATACCAGCTCCAGATTCTTTATTCAATCCTGTGGAAGAGAAAACAGAGTATTTTGAAAACCCCAGCTTTTTAGACAGCATACTTTGGATGCCAGCTCCAAAGTCCAGGCGGACAATTGAAGTTAATCGTAGCAGACGAAGGAATTCTGGCCAtcttataaaaataaag AGAAACATAGATATTTGTCCTGAATGTGGCAACCTGAAAGAGAAGCATGTTCTTTGTGGCTATTGTTATGAAAAGGTTAAACTGGAAACCTATGCCATAAAAAATCAAATTAGATTATTGGAAAATGGACCACATAAGGCTCCCACTGTAGAAAGTGTTGTGCTCTATACAGGAGAAAAACCCAGAAATGAAGATGAAGACAAGCGAATTATCGAAAGAAACAGGAAACGTCCATCTTGGTTCACACTGGACTAA